The Stenotrophomonas maltophilia genome includes a region encoding these proteins:
- a CDS encoding VOC family protein yields MLRSRPFLMFTGQAEAALALYAEAFADFRLLAMQRHPDGAGAGVPGQVRQAIFLLGGTHYLCFDSLDVHDFTFSPSISLFVECSGAEQFERAARVLGEGGHWLMPVGDYDFSNRYGWVQDRFGVSWQLSLGQMPDP; encoded by the coding sequence ATGCTGCGCAGTCGCCCCTTCCTGATGTTTACCGGCCAGGCCGAGGCCGCCCTGGCCCTGTACGCCGAGGCCTTCGCCGATTTCCGCCTGCTGGCAATGCAGCGCCATCCGGACGGCGCCGGTGCCGGCGTGCCCGGGCAGGTCCGACAGGCCATCTTCCTGCTCGGTGGCACCCACTACCTGTGCTTTGACAGCCTGGACGTGCACGATTTCACCTTCAGCCCGTCGATCTCGCTGTTCGTCGAGTGCTCCGGCGCCGAGCAGTTCGAGCGCGCCGCGCGCGTGCTGGGCGAGGGCGGCCACTGGCTGATGCCGGTGGGCGACTATGACTTCAGCAACCGCTACGGCTGGGTGCAGGATCGCTTCGGCGTGTCGTGGCAGTTGAGCCTGGGGCAGATGCCGGACCCGTGA